A genomic stretch from Rhodothermales bacterium includes:
- a CDS encoding response regulator: MTNDLDVLLVEDSAFFRDVILAYLRPLNLKIEMADNGSNAIEILTRLPIPRLIICDVHMPDMDGIELTRRLRMLPPPYEPYILMLTSSADVATVKEAMQAGANGYVVKLPPREEFVKRIYGILTARPRATA, translated from the coding sequence ATGACGAACGATCTCGATGTTCTGCTGGTCGAAGACTCCGCGTTCTTTCGCGATGTGATCCTCGCGTACCTGAGGCCGCTCAACCTCAAGATCGAGATGGCGGACAACGGCTCGAACGCGATAGAAATCCTGACGCGGCTTCCCATTCCTCGCCTCATCATCTGCGACGTGCACATGCCGGACATGGACGGTATCGAGCTGACGCGCCGCCTCCGCATGCTGCCTCCGCCGTACGAGCCCTACATCCTCATGCTGACGTCGAGCGCCGACGTGGCGACGGTGAAGGAAGCGATGCAGGCCGGCGCCAACGGGTATGTCGTCAAGCTCCCTCCCCGGGAGGAGTTTGTGAAACGCATCTATGGCATCCTGACGGCACGGCCGCGCGCGACGGCTTGA